The genomic stretch TGACATATGCATCACTTTATTTGCTTGCTTTATTCCTAAAGTATTGATCTTTCTGAGTCCCATATATTCCTTTAGTGTACCAAATACTGGTTCTACTGTGCTTTGACGTTTTCTCTTCATATAACGTCCTTGATTGCTGTTCACTCTTTCTATATTTCGTTCATATTCGTCTCTGTAATACGTAACCGAAAATTTCTTTTCTTTAGCTGTTTTACCTAAACATTGCGAAGCTATTGGACAACCTTTACATATTTTGGAGGAACCACGATATTCTTTTTTTTTGGTCTTTGTTCGATAATCTAAAAATACCTTTTTAAAAGGAATAATCTTTCCTTGTGGACACACATAGTGATCCGATTCTTTGTCATATATAAAATCATCTGGACCACCTTTGTAAGTACCATGCGGTGGAATGTAACTTTTTAAACCTTGAGATTCTAAAAAGGCATAGTTCTCGCCACTACTATACCCAGTATCTGCCACTAGGTTTTCCCATAATAACCCTGTTTTTCGCAAACGTCTTTGAGTTCTAATAGTTATATCTTGTAAATACTGATTGTCTCTCTTATCAGCATGATATGCCTTAATATCGCTAATCACATGATGTGCGGTGTCTACACTGAGTTGACTCATATAATTGAGTTTTCTTGCTTTGCCAGGTTTTACACTAATGCGAGCATCAGGATCTGTGGGACTGTAATGCGTTTTGTTACTGGTATACCGACTTCCTTTATTGCCAGCACCTGGTCGCCTATCTTGATCCTTTGCCCATTTCTTGTTCCTTGATGTGATAGCTTTAAGTTCCTGATCATTTGCAGTAATAACCTGTTGTTCTTTACTTGCCTTGTTTTGAACTTGACGATCTCGGTAACTCTGAACCCGAACTTTGGATAAATGTGAGTCCAATTCTTCTTCAGGAACTTTTAACTCCAAGCTATCCATCGAAGCATTCGCTTTTATTGGTGCAGAATCGATTGCCTGTGTGTGACCGCTTACCATTCCTTTGTCTACACAAAGCATGAAAACTCGTGTAAAAACTTCTTCAAATATTGATTCAGGGAATAACTGTCG from Kordia antarctica encodes the following:
- a CDS encoding IS1182 family transposase, encoding MQGKKIYQEKLFNNFQLSDRIPKENFYRRLSSELDLDYLYELTKVYYGSSGQKSIDPVVFFKLCLVGYLENIISDRKLIQHCSLRLDILYFLGYDIDEELPWHSTISRTRQLFPESIFEEVFTRVFMLCVDKGMVSGHTQAIDSAPIKANASMDSLELKVPEEELDSHLSKVRVQSYRDRQVQNKASKEQQVITANDQELKAITSRNKKWAKDQDRRPGAGNKGSRYTSNKTHYSPTDPDARISVKPGKARKLNYMSQLSVDTAHHVISDIKAYHADKRDNQYLQDITIRTQRRLRKTGLLWENLVADTGYSSGENYAFLESQGLKSYIPPHGTYKGGPDDFIYDKESDHYVCPQGKIIPFKKVFLDYRTKTKKKEYRGSSKICKGCPIASQCLGKTAKEKKFSVTYYRDEYERNIERVNSNQGRYMKRKRQSTVEPVFGTLKEYMGLRKINTLGIKQANKVMHMSAIAYNLKKYLKFVTKMAKSAAKIGNAIFSELKATQNFIATILSHVNYSNVYLLKT